Proteins from a genomic interval of Nitrospirota bacterium:
- a CDS encoding TonB-dependent receptor, translated as MSDFFCHVLAWFLRCGTGLRACRLVCLSVGMGCLLWGVRVSAGDLTGQNTSAGIVTLPMVTVQEKALDNARAQISPSLGATTYTLDSEKIDSQSQGEFASFDQTFYRFPGVAQDELDKRLHVRGEEANLQYRINGLLLPDGLSGFSQELSTTFLDSVSLITGILPAQYGNRTAGIVDIQTKSGRNLHGGTVSVYGGDYNTFMPIVEYGGSSGPFSGYGMVSYLHSSLGMANPAPTYRPTHDDTNQYKGFGNFSYLIDDTSRLTLILSGAYGTFEIPTIAGQEPQFPYGPITTFDSSKLNENQYEQAYYEILGYQKILGNIDLQLTQSMRFSDVSFKPDPVGDVIFNGIASDTDHQLISNNLQCDVSDRINDRHTVRGGFSLSVQHAAVNTTNTVLPVTVNGFGDPFQIVDNYEKTAGLYGAYLQDEWRITQELTVNYGLRADLWDAYITESQLSPRVNFVYKPVSPTTLHAGYGRYFTPPPLEFIQAGDVAKFDGTTNAVDPSLEVTAAIPVKSERYHYFDIGVNQDITPDLHVGVDAYYKIKKNVLDEGQFGPAMIFSPYNGDKALVRGVEVTASYEKGGFALWGNAARSQATAKGLTSGQWQFSPEEVAYMQSNWYHLDHDQDWTASAGGSYKWGSTKVYADALYGSGLYSGFANETELPGYTTFNVGMTHIFKLSPGNDLKCRLDVTNVTDLKYEIRDGDGIGVFAPQYLPRRAIYVGISKNI; from the coding sequence ATGAGTGACTTTTTCTGCCATGTCCTCGCCTGGTTCTTGCGATGCGGAACCGGCCTCCGGGCCTGCCGGCTCGTCTGCCTGTCGGTGGGAATGGGATGCCTGCTGTGGGGCGTCAGAGTTTCGGCCGGGGACCTGACCGGACAGAATACGTCGGCCGGCATCGTCACGCTACCCATGGTGACGGTGCAGGAGAAGGCCCTGGACAACGCCCGGGCCCAGATTTCCCCCAGTCTCGGGGCCACCACGTATACGCTTGACAGCGAGAAGATCGATTCCCAATCACAGGGGGAATTCGCATCTTTCGACCAGACATTCTATCGCTTTCCCGGCGTGGCGCAGGACGAACTCGACAAGCGCCTTCACGTGCGGGGCGAGGAGGCCAACCTGCAATATCGCATCAATGGTCTGCTTCTTCCGGATGGGCTTTCCGGGTTCAGCCAGGAACTTTCCACAACATTCCTCGACTCCGTATCGCTCATTACCGGCATACTGCCCGCCCAGTACGGTAACCGCACCGCGGGGATCGTCGACATTCAGACGAAGAGCGGCCGGAACCTGCATGGCGGCACTGTTTCGGTATACGGCGGCGATTACAATACTTTCATGCCGATAGTCGAATACGGTGGCAGCAGCGGCCCGTTCTCCGGGTACGGGATGGTCAGCTACCTGCACAGCAGCCTCGGCATGGCCAATCCCGCTCCTACTTACCGGCCGACACACGATGATACGAATCAATACAAGGGGTTCGGCAACTTTTCGTATCTGATTGACGACACAAGCCGGCTGACATTGATACTAAGCGGCGCATACGGCACTTTTGAGATCCCCACGATAGCCGGTCAGGAGCCGCAATTCCCCTATGGGCCGATTACCACATTCGATTCCTCCAAACTGAATGAGAACCAGTACGAGCAGGCATACTACGAAATCCTGGGATACCAGAAGATCCTGGGGAACATCGACCTGCAACTGACCCAATCGATGCGTTTTAGCGATGTTTCCTTCAAGCCAGACCCGGTGGGTGACGTGATCTTCAACGGGATCGCTTCGGATACCGACCATCAGCTCATCTCCAACAATCTGCAATGCGACGTCAGTGACCGCATCAACGACCGGCATACCGTGCGGGGCGGTTTCTCGTTAAGTGTGCAGCACGCGGCGGTAAACACCACGAATACGGTGCTGCCCGTCACGGTGAACGGCTTCGGGGACCCATTCCAGATTGTCGATAACTATGAGAAAACGGCCGGGCTGTATGGTGCGTACCTGCAGGATGAATGGCGCATCACTCAGGAACTGACGGTCAACTACGGTTTGAGGGCTGATTTATGGGACGCCTACATCACTGAATCGCAACTCAGTCCGCGCGTCAATTTCGTCTACAAGCCGGTATCGCCCACGACCCTGCACGCGGGCTACGGCCGCTATTTCACGCCCCCTCCCCTGGAATTCATCCAGGCCGGCGACGTGGCGAAATTCGACGGCACGACAAACGCCGTGGACCCGTCCTTGGAGGTTACCGCGGCGATCCCGGTGAAAAGTGAGCGTTATCATTACTTTGATATTGGCGTCAATCAGGACATCACGCCCGATCTCCACGTCGGAGTGGATGCCTACTACAAGATAAAGAAAAATGTGCTCGACGAGGGGCAGTTCGGTCCGGCAATGATCTTTTCGCCCTATAACGGAGATAAAGCCCTCGTCCGAGGCGTCGAGGTGACCGCTTCCTACGAAAAAGGCGGTTTTGCTCTTTGGGGCAATGCCGCGCGGAGCCAGGCCACGGCGAAAGGCCTGACATCCGGGCAATGGCAGTTCAGTCCGGAGGAAGTCGCTTATATGCAAAGCAACTGGTACCATCTCGATCACGACCAGGATTGGACTGCATCGGCCGGAGGGTCCTATAAGTGGGGCAGTACCAAGGTGTATGCCGATGCACTTTACGGCAGCGGACTCTACAGCGGCTTCGCCAACGAAACTGAACTTCCGGGCTATACAACGTTCAACGTGGGCATGACTCACATCTTTAAACTGAGCCCCGGCAATGATCTTAAATGCAGGCTTGATGTGACCAACGTAACGGATCTTAAGTATGAAATCCGGGACGGGGACGGGATTGGGGTGTTTGCGCCCCAGTATCTGCCCCGGCGCGCAATTTATGTGGGGATCTCAAAAAACATCTAG